In the Paenibacillus sp. FSL R7-0337 genome, TTTACCTTTGGCGATAAAACAATGTATCCGGTAGCCAGCCAGAATGACCAGGATTTCGCCAATCTGATGGAGGTTTATCTGGACAGCGTCTTTCAGCCGAATATTTACAGTCAGCCGGAGATCTTCGAGCAGGAGGGCTGGCATTATGAGCTGCCGGATTCCGGGGATGAGCTAATCTACAAGGGTGTTGTCTACAATGAGATGAAGGGCTCGTATTCCTCGCCGGTGACGGTGCTGATTGACCGGATCAAAAAATCGCTCTACCCGGGTACGATCTACCGTCACTCCTCCGGCGGTGATCCGCAAAACATCCCTTCCTTGACGTATGAACAGTTTCTGGAGGCGCACCGGAATTATTATCATCCGTCGAACAGTTATTTCTATCTCTATGGCGATTTGAATATCGAAGCACGGTTGCGGTTTATCCATGAAGAATATCTCAGCCGCTATACCCGTAAGGCAATGGATACTTCGATTGCTCTACAGGCACCGGCCGGCATTACCCAGCTTACGGCGGAGTATCCCATTCTGGAGACGGAAACCGCTGCCGACAAGACATACTTGAGCTTGAATTATGTAATAGGGACCTCTTTGGACCGGGAGCTGAATCTGGCCTTTGCCATTCTGAAAAGCATGCTGATGGACAGCAACGCAGCCCCGCTGAAGCAAGCCCTGCTGGAGAGCGGCCTTGGCAAGGATGTGGTTGCTTTTTATTCAGATAGCATGGTTCAGCCTATGCTGGGCATTGCCTTGACGCATTCGAACCCTGAGGCCAAAGAAGAATTCGTGAATCTCGTCAGAACCACCTTAAGCCGTCTTGCAGCAGACGGACTGGATGAGAAGCTGGTGCTCGCTGCGGTGAACAGTAAGGAATTTGAACTGCGTGAAGCCGATTTCACCCAATATCCGAAGGGTCTCACCTACAACATGGAAGTGATGAAGGCCTGGCTGTATGACGGCTTGCCGTCCACATATCTGGAGTATGAAGCGGCGATTACGGCGATCCGTGAACAAAGTTCGGGCCGCTATTTCGAGCGGCTGATTGAGACCTACCTGCTGAACAGTAACCACTGTAGTGTCGTTGTCCTCCAGCCCTCTCAGACTCTTGCGGGGGAAAAGGATGCGGCGGTCCGCAGCCGTCTGGCGTCATACAAAGCGTCTTTGGCCCCGGCCCAGCTGGATGAGCTGGTGCTTAGCACGCATAAGCTGCTGGCCCGTCAGAACACACCTGACCCCGCAGAGGAGCTAGAGAAGCTGCCGAAGCTGACTCTCCAGGATATTAACCCTATCGCCCCGGCCGGGGTACCCACAGTGGAGTACGCGCTGGATGGGATGAAGGTGCTGCATCATGAAGTGGCTGCCGGTGCAATTGCCTATATCAAGCTGTACTGGGACACCAGCGTGCTTACAGCGCAGCAGATTCCTTATCTGGAGCTGCTGGCGAGAGTGCTTGGACAGCTGGAGACGGAAGCCTACAGTATTGAGGAACTGACCAGTGAGATCGGGATTTCGACCGGGGGCATCCGTTTTCAGAATGAGGTGTTCGGAGCCGGGAAATCTGCGGAAGGAAGTTATCAGGCCAAATTCAGCGCTCGCATCAAGGTCATGCAGGGTAACATCGGCGGTTCCCTGAAGCTGCTGCATGAGCTGCTCTACGGCAGCAATCTGGATAACCTGTCCAAGCTGCAGGAGATTGTCCGCCGCGAAGCCTCCGGGATGGAGGCGATGCTAATCCAGAAAGGCAATGAGATTGCAGCCAGCCGGGTGCTGTCCTATTTCTCGGATCGGGGGATGTATGAGGAGCAGCTTGGCGGCGTGGCGTATTACCGCTTCATCAAGGAGCTTGCCCGCAGCATTGACCAGCAGGCTGAAGGACTTGCAGATACCTTGAAGGAAATCTGCGGGTTGTTATTCAATACGGAGAATCTGACGCTCTCCGTCACCGGTACGGCGGATTCGTATGCGGAATTCGCCGCACATGTGCAGGAGCTGGACCTAAGCAGCCGGGCGGTGCATTCCCAGCCGCTCTTGTCCGCACAGGGGCAGGCGGTCAACGAAGGCTTCATGTCCGCGAGCCAGGTGCAGTATGTAGTCAAAGGCTATGACTACGAGAAGCTGGGCTTCGCCTATTCCGGCAAGCTGCAGGTGCTCAAGAAGATCCTCAGCCTGACCTACCTGTGGAATACGGTCCGGGTCAAGGGCGGTGCGTATGGCGGCAATCTGCTCCTGCGCCGCGACGGGGTGATCCTGTTCACTTCCTACCGCGATCCGAACCTGCTGGAGACGCTGGAGATCTATGACCGGGCTTCTCAGTTTGCAGGTGAATATACAGCAGATGAAGCGGAGATGGAGAGGGCGATTATCGGGACCCTGGCCATGCTGGACCAGCCGCTGAGTCCCGGCGCTACAGGCCGTCA is a window encoding:
- a CDS encoding insulinase family protein, with the translated sequence MSSLIAGEVYSGFQVIRKEYIREIESSVYTLEHQQSGARLLYVQNQDDNKVFSVTFRTPPADSTGVFHILEHSVLCGSDKFPVKEPFVELLKGSMKTFLNAFTFGDKTMYPVASQNDQDFANLMEVYLDSVFQPNIYSQPEIFEQEGWHYELPDSGDELIYKGVVYNEMKGSYSSPVTVLIDRIKKSLYPGTIYRHSSGGDPQNIPSLTYEQFLEAHRNYYHPSNSYFYLYGDLNIEARLRFIHEEYLSRYTRKAMDTSIALQAPAGITQLTAEYPILETETAADKTYLSLNYVIGTSLDRELNLAFAILKSMLMDSNAAPLKQALLESGLGKDVVAFYSDSMVQPMLGIALTHSNPEAKEEFVNLVRTTLSRLAADGLDEKLVLAAVNSKEFELREADFTQYPKGLTYNMEVMKAWLYDGLPSTYLEYEAAITAIREQSSGRYFERLIETYLLNSNHCSVVVLQPSQTLAGEKDAAVRSRLASYKASLAPAQLDELVLSTHKLLARQNTPDPAEELEKLPKLTLQDINPIAPAGVPTVEYALDGMKVLHHEVAAGAIAYIKLYWDTSVLTAQQIPYLELLARVLGQLETEAYSIEELTSEIGISTGGIRFQNEVFGAGKSAEGSYQAKFSARIKVMQGNIGGSLKLLHELLYGSNLDNLSKLQEIVRREASGMEAMLIQKGNEIAASRVLSYFSDRGMYEEQLGGVAYYRFIKELARSIDQQAEGLADTLKEICGLLFNTENLTLSVTGTADSYAEFAAHVQELDLSSRAVHSQPLLSAQGQAVNEGFMSASQVQYVVKGYDYEKLGFAYSGKLQVLKKILSLTYLWNTVRVKGGAYGGNLLLRRDGVILFTSYRDPNLLETLEIYDRASQFAGEYTADEAEMERAIIGTLAMLDQPLSPGATGRQADRHYFEQITAEDLQQERNEILSATAGDIRSYASLLEAVTQQNYFCVVGGESKLKSAAGAFGSLEELVK